The Meiothermus cerbereus DSM 11376 DNA window CAAGGGAACATAGCTGGCGAGAAATCCTCAACGGTATCTTCTACATCACTCGCTCTGGATGCTCCTGGCGCATGATGCCTAGCGATTTGCCACACTGGAAGACGGTCTATCACTACTTCAGGCTGTGGAAAAAGAGCGGATTCATCGAGCGACTCCATACCACCCTGCGGGAGAAGACCCGTGTCCAGGTAG harbors:
- a CDS encoding transposase gives rise to the protein MNSRASCYPSDISDNEWAILEPLMPEPSCFTHRPREHSWREILNGIFYITRSGCSWRMMPSDLPHWKTVYHYFRLWKKSGFIERLHTTLREKTRVQV